A genomic window from Quercus lobata isolate SW786 chromosome 10, ValleyOak3.0 Primary Assembly, whole genome shotgun sequence includes:
- the LOC115963803 gene encoding mitochondrial outer membrane protein porin of 36 kDa-like, with product MYYPGLYFDIGRKARDLLYNGYVQRPPKDLHFQRLDCNLDLSCQFRDIVPGLRTLFKLSIPDSAKVELQYLQKYVGITGGLGLIADPLTGISPLINFSGVLGSDFLSLGTDVAFDISTGTLNKLNAGLSISSDFLIASLTLHDKLDSWKASCYYVMNPLTNTAIGAELKHTFSNSDSAITVGGQHALFPSTLMKARINTYGRAGALIQQVFWEKLALTVAGEVDFMDINETPKIGLSIAFRL from the exons ATGTACTACCCTGGTTTATACTTTGATATTGGCAGAAAGGCCAGAG ATCTTCTATACAATGGATATGTTCAGCGACCACCAAAGGACCTTCACTTCCAACGCCTTGACTGCAATCTTGATCTCTCCTGTCAAT TTAGAGATATTGTGCCTGGACTGAGGACCCTTTTTAAACTGTCCATTCCTGATTCTGCCAAG GTGGAACTGCAATACTTGCAAAAGTATGTTGGGATAACAGGAGGTCTTGGATTGATAGCAGACCCTCTTACAGGAATTAGCCCCCTCATAAATTTTTCAGGCGTGTTGGGAAGTGATTTTCTCTCCCTTGGAACTGATGTTGCCTTCGACATATCAACAGGAACATTGAACAAACTCAATGCTGGTTTGAGCATCAGCAGTGACTTTCTTATTGCTTCCTTGACCTT GCATGACAAGCTTGACTCTTGGAAAGCTTCTTGTTACTACGTGATGAATCCCCTGACCAACACTGCCATTGGAGCTGAGCTGAAGCATACCTTTTCAAACAGTGACAGTGCCATCACAGTTGGCGGTCAGCATGCATTGTTTCCTTCTACATTGATGAAGGCTCGAATAAACACATATGGCAGGGCAGGAGCTCTTATTCAGCAAGTGTTTTGGGAAAAGCTTGCTCTAACTGTTGCTGGAGAAGTGGATTTTATGGACATAAATGAAACTCCTAAGATTGGCCTGTCTATTGCTTTCCGGCTTTAG
- the LOC115962585 gene encoding nucleolar protein 58, translating to MGETEDSNKHEDKGEVEKKDKKEKEEKHGHDDVKEDKGEDKKKDKDKKKKDKDGKEGKEGGKEKKDDDAKEEKGEEKKKDKDKKKKDKDGKEDKGGKEKKKKNPEDEKDPAKLKQKLEKIDSKMQALVAKKEEILKLLKEVE from the coding sequence ATGGGAGAGACGGAGGATTCCAATAAACATGAAGACAAAGGTGAAGTTGAAAAgaaggataagaaagaaaaggaagagaaacaCGGCCATGATGATGTAAAAGAAGATAAGGGAGAGGACAAAAAGAAGGACAAggacaagaaaaagaaagacaaggaTGGTAAGGAGGGCAAAGAAGGtggaaaggagaagaaggatGATGATGCAAAAGAAGAGAAgggagaggagaaaaaaaaggataaggataagaaaaagaaagacaaggaTGGTAAGGAGGACAAAGGtggaaaggagaagaagaaaaagaatccTGAAGATGAGAAAGACCCTGCAAAACTGAAGCAAAAGCTTGAAAAGATTGATTCCAAAATGCAGGCACTGGTGgctaagaaagaagaaattttgaaaCTGCTAAAAGAAGTTGAATAA
- the LOC115963802 gene encoding hypersensitive-induced response protein 1, with protein sequence MGNLLCFVQVDQSTVAIKEKFGKFEEVLEPGCHFLPWCLGSQLSGHLTLRLQQLDVRCETKTKDNVFVNVVASIQYRALADKASDAFYKLSNTRSQIQAYVFDVIRASVPKLTLDEAFVQKNDIAKAVEDELEKAMSAYGYEIVQTLIVDIEPDEQVKRAMNEINAAARMRVAANEKAEAEKILQIKRAEGEAESKYLSGLGIARQRQAIVDGLRDSVLGFSVNVPGTTPKDVMDMVLVTQYFDTMKEIGAASKSSAVFIPHGPGAVRDVASQIRDGLLQGSVQH encoded by the exons ATGGGTAATCTGCTTTGTTTTGTACAAGTTGACCAATCCACTGTGGCTATCAAGGAGAAATTTGGTAAGTTTGAGGAAGTTCTTGAGCCAGGATGCCATTTCTTGCCTTGGTGCCTTGGAAGTCAGCTTTCTGGTCATCTCACTCTTCGGTTACAGCAATTGGATGTGCGATGTGAGACTAAGACAAAG GACAATGTATTTGTCAATGTCGTTGCCTCTATTCAATACCGTGCCCTGGCAGACAAGGCAAGCGATGCCTTTTACAAACTCAGCAACACAAGAAGCCAAATCCAGGCCTATGTGTTTGATG TAATCAGAGCAAGTGTCCCAAAGCTCACCTTGGATGAAGCCTTTGTACAGAAAAATGACATTGCCAAAGCTGTAGAAGATGAACTTGAAAAG GCTATGTCTGCTTATGGGTATGAAATTGTACAAACACTCATTGTTGATATAGAACCTGATGAGCAGGTCAAGCGAGCAATGAATGAAATCAATGCAG CTGCAAGAATGAGGGTGGCAGCCAATGAGAAGGCAGAGGCTGAGAAAATCTTGCAAATTAAGCGAGCTGAGGGTGAGGCTGAGTCGAAGTATTTGTCTGGGCTGGGTATTGCCCGCCAACGTCAAGCAATTGTTGATGGATTGAGAGATAGTGTGTTGGGCTTCTCTGTTAATGTGCCGGGGACCACGCCAAAGGATGTCATGGACATGGTTCTTGTTACCCAGTATTTTGACACAATGAAGGAAATTGGTGCTGCCTCAAAATCCTCTGCTGTGTTCATCCCTCATGGACCTGGTGCTGTTCGTGATGTAGCATCTCAAATTCGTGATGGACTTCTTCAGGGTTCTGTTCAACATTAG